A region of Candidatus Roizmanbacteria bacterium DNA encodes the following proteins:
- the uvrA gene encoding excinuclease ABC subunit UvrA translates to MLNSIVVKGAREHNLKNVDVEIPKNKFVVFTGVSGSGKSSLAFDTIYAEGQRRYVESLSAYARQFLGIMNKPDVDMIEGLSPSISIDQKTASHNPRSTVGTITEIYDYLRVLFARVGHPHCPNCNIEIRKLSVDEIVTRMIEMIKKELSTDKIKPHIIHILSPVVRNRKGEFKDLFENLQSKGFRQARVDGKDFTFDSDIDLIKANKHTIEAYIDTLSLQYKDLSNDVFMSNLRSRLTTAVEQSTNLSDGLAVLALGSEEHLFSEKFSCPNCNLSLPEIEPRMFSFNSPLGACPECKGIGTVYRIDPDLLLNPNLSINEGGIQPYPKFFYQGTWYLRLIKTVAEHEGVDLNIPIKKLSQESKDILLKGTGTTYLVEGTNRFGRPTTIHETWHGLVKDMERRYFDSEGGNGEVEKYMREETCPVCEGARLKKEVLSITIDGHNISDVTDWAIKKMIEFSNVRIKEILNEYEIQIATPILREIITRLTFLDNVGLSYLTISRAAKTLSGGELQRIRLASQIGTGLTGVLYVLDEPSIGLHPRDVSALIQTLHNLKDLGNTLVVVEHDQETMESADYLVELGPKAGKNGGKITFTGTIDEIKKDEQTVTGKYLSGRKQIAISERELEEKKGKIILHNASQYNLKDVTVRFPLQNLIAITGVSGSGKSTLITETLYPALKLQINNQWNESVGDYSRLEGFQDLTRVYLVDQSPIGRTPRSNPATYVGMFDEVRDIFAETVEARARGYKRGRFSFNVKGGRCEKCQGAGVIKIEMQFLSDVYVKCDVCEGQRYNRETLEVKYKDKTIFDVLNMTVDEAADFFRNHIKIFNKLQFLQKVGLGYISLGQPAPTFSGGEAQRIKLADELSRASRGHTLYILDEPTTGLHFADVEKLLAALQELVEQGNTVVVIEHNLDVVKNAQWIIDLGPEGGDKGGEIVYQGALRGILDINNSHTGRYLKKYL, encoded by the coding sequence ATGCTAAATTCCATTGTCGTCAAAGGCGCTCGTGAGCACAATCTCAAGAACGTCGATGTCGAAATTCCGAAAAATAAGTTTGTCGTTTTTACCGGAGTATCAGGTTCCGGTAAATCTTCTTTGGCTTTTGACACCATTTATGCTGAAGGCCAGCGACGATATGTCGAATCACTTTCCGCATATGCCAGGCAGTTTCTTGGCATCATGAATAAGCCTGATGTTGATATGATCGAAGGCCTTTCACCGTCAATCTCTATTGATCAGAAAACAGCATCACACAATCCGCGATCGACGGTCGGAACAATTACCGAAATTTATGATTATCTTCGTGTCCTTTTTGCACGGGTAGGACATCCCCACTGTCCGAATTGTAATATCGAGATCCGTAAACTGTCCGTTGATGAGATTGTGACACGGATGATTGAGATGATTAAAAAAGAGCTCTCAACCGATAAAATAAAACCGCACATAATTCATATTCTTTCACCGGTTGTCAGGAACAGAAAAGGGGAATTCAAAGATCTTTTTGAAAATCTGCAGAGTAAAGGATTCCGACAGGCAAGAGTTGACGGAAAAGATTTTACGTTTGACAGTGATATTGATCTGATCAAAGCAAACAAACACACTATCGAAGCATATATTGATACCTTATCACTGCAGTATAAAGATTTGAGTAATGATGTTTTTATGTCAAATCTGCGCTCACGGCTGACAACGGCAGTCGAGCAAAGCACCAATCTCTCGGACGGTCTGGCCGTCTTGGCATTGGGAAGCGAAGAACATCTTTTTTCCGAAAAATTTTCCTGTCCGAATTGTAATTTGTCGCTTCCCGAAATCGAACCGCGCATGTTTTCATTCAACTCACCGCTTGGTGCCTGTCCTGAATGTAAGGGAATCGGCACGGTATACCGCATCGATCCTGACTTGTTACTCAACCCGAACTTAAGCATTAATGAAGGCGGTATCCAGCCGTATCCGAAATTCTTTTATCAGGGCACCTGGTACCTGAGACTTATAAAAACGGTAGCAGAACATGAAGGAGTTGATTTAAATATACCGATAAAGAAATTGTCACAGGAGTCCAAGGACATACTTTTGAAAGGTACCGGCACGACATACCTCGTCGAAGGAACGAACCGATTCGGCAGACCGACAACAATTCATGAGACATGGCACGGACTGGTCAAAGACATGGAACGACGATACTTTGACAGCGAAGGCGGAAACGGAGAAGTTGAAAAATATATGCGTGAAGAAACCTGTCCCGTCTGTGAAGGTGCACGATTGAAAAAGGAAGTCCTGTCGATCACAATCGACGGTCACAATATCTCTGATGTCACGGACTGGGCTATCAAGAAAATGATCGAATTCAGCAATGTCAGAATTAAAGAAATATTAAATGAGTACGAGATACAGATAGCTACTCCGATTTTACGGGAAATAATTACCAGACTGACTTTTTTGGACAATGTCGGACTGTCTTATCTGACGATTTCACGCGCAGCAAAAACCCTTTCGGGAGGGGAATTGCAAAGAATCAGACTGGCATCTCAAATCGGAACAGGATTAACCGGTGTTTTATATGTCCTTGATGAACCGTCTATAGGACTCCATCCCCGTGATGTCTCAGCATTGATTCAAACGCTGCACAACCTGAAAGATCTCGGCAACACGCTTGTTGTCGTGGAGCACGACCAGGAAACAATGGAATCGGCTGATTATCTGGTCGAACTCGGCCCCAAAGCCGGAAAAAACGGCGGAAAAATCACATTCACGGGAACAATTGATGAGATCAAAAAAGACGAGCAGACAGTAACGGGAAAATATCTTTCAGGACGTAAGCAAATCGCTATCTCAGAACGTGAACTTGAGGAAAAGAAAGGAAAAATTATTCTTCACAACGCATCACAATACAACCTGAAAGATGTCACGGTCCGTTTTCCGCTGCAGAATCTTATCGCCATCACCGGCGTCTCAGGATCAGGGAAGTCCACTCTAATAACAGAAACACTGTATCCCGCACTCAAACTGCAAATTAACAATCAGTGGAATGAGTCTGTCGGTGATTACAGCCGGCTCGAGGGATTTCAGGATCTGACACGGGTATACCTTGTCGATCAATCTCCTATCGGACGGACACCGAGATCCAATCCCGCGACATATGTCGGCATGTTTGACGAAGTCCGTGACATTTTTGCCGAAACGGTAGAGGCCAGAGCACGAGGATACAAAAGGGGGAGATTTTCTTTCAATGTCAAAGGCGGACGATGTGAAAAATGCCAGGGAGCCGGAGTTATTAAAATAGAAATGCAGTTTTTATCTGATGTATATGTCAAATGCGATGTATGCGAAGGACAGCGTTACAACAGAGAAACACTTGAAGTGAAATATAAAGACAAAACGATTTTCGACGTTTTGAATATGACCGTCGATGAAGCGGCTGATTTTTTCAGAAATCACATAAAGATCTTCAATAAACTTCAGTTTTTACAGAAAGTCGGACTTGGATATATATCACTCGGACAGCCGGCACCGACCTTTTCAGGAGGTGAAGCACAGAGAATTAAACTAGCTGATGAACTTTCACGTGCGAGCCGCGGTCACACTCTATACATTCTCGATGAACCGACTACAGGTCTGCACTTTGCTGATGTGGAAAAACTGTTAGCAGCACTTCAGGAACTGGTTGAACAGGGAAATACCGTAGTTGTAATTGAACACAATCTTGATGTAGTAAAGAACGCTCAGTGGATCATTGATTTGGGCCCTGAAGGCGGTGACAAAGGCGGTGAAATAGTGTACCAAGGTGCTCTTCGCGGGATTCTAGACATCAACAATTCCCATACCGGTCGGTATTTGAAAAAGTATTTATAA
- a CDS encoding transposase, with protein MSKWGGDQLRVIRSYDWQYNRDLMKKIRSLSDYNQSDVAQIRNDVLTFAEKYGIQAAVDAYGISRRTLFRWRKRRRDSEGQLDSLIPETTKPKTPRRMETHPKVISFIKEIREQYFCLGKEKIKPLLDEYCLQEGISTISESTIGKVIKRHNLQRKTYRIYHNPASGFAKRKVKYRQKVKRSPKVEDTGYIEIDTITKFVHGIKLYVFNAVDIKLKFQFSYGYSKLNSRNGADFMRRLELVYPIQDGIKTIQTDNGLEYLGNFHDYLEENNIPHLFIYPRCPKINAFIERANRTLQEEFMNPYIYTKWTGIGSFNRHLIEYLVWYNTKRVHKSLNNISPMDYLLSILPKECHMYGTHTLT; from the coding sequence ATGAGTAAATGGGGAGGAGATCAGCTTCGAGTAATTAGGAGTTATGACTGGCAGTACAATAGAGATCTTATGAAAAAGATACGATCTCTATCAGACTACAATCAGTCAGATGTAGCACAAATCAGAAACGATGTTCTGACATTTGCAGAGAAGTACGGGATACAAGCTGCAGTTGATGCATATGGGATATCACGAAGGACATTGTTTCGATGGAGGAAGAGACGGCGAGATTCAGAAGGGCAGTTGGATAGCCTGATACCAGAGACAACCAAGCCAAAGACACCCCGACGTATGGAGACTCACCCGAAGGTCATATCCTTTATCAAAGAGATTCGAGAACAATACTTTTGTTTGGGAAAGGAGAAGATCAAGCCCTTACTTGATGAGTATTGCCTACAGGAAGGAATTTCAACTATATCTGAGTCAACCATTGGAAAAGTGATCAAAAGACACAACCTGCAGCGCAAGACCTACCGGATCTATCACAATCCAGCAAGTGGCTTTGCAAAACGGAAAGTAAAGTACCGACAGAAGGTCAAGCGGTCTCCCAAGGTGGAAGATACCGGATACATTGAGATTGATACCATCACGAAGTTTGTACACGGAATCAAGCTGTATGTCTTCAATGCAGTGGACATCAAACTCAAATTCCAGTTCTCCTACGGATACTCAAAACTCAACAGCCGAAACGGTGCTGATTTTATGAGAAGACTGGAACTAGTATACCCAATACAAGATGGTATAAAAACCATACAAACAGATAACGGCCTCGAGTATCTGGGAAACTTCCATGACTATCTGGAAGAAAACAATATCCCACACCTCTTTATCTACCCCAGATGTCCCAAGATCAATGCCTTTATTGAGCGAGCAAACAGAACACTCCAGGAAGAATTTATGAACCCCTACATCTATACCAAGTGGACCGGTATCGGATCATTCAATCGTCACCTTATTGAATACCTCGTCTGGTACAATACAAAGCGAGTTCACAAAAGCCTGAACAATATTTCACCTATGGATTACCTATTATCTATTTTACCTAAAGAGTGCCATATGTATGGAACTCATACACTTACTTGA